The segment TGGATAAGGAATATTGGTTAACGAAGGTTGAACCCTACGAAGGGGAGAGTATAAGCCATTTTTTAGGTAGATTTCGCCGTACGAAGGGGAATCGTTTTTCGGCGGCGAGTGGTTTAGGACAGGTGGCAGGATTAGGGGCAATTCTGGCAAGATGGGAGAAGTTGTATTTTAATCCTTTTCCCAATGAGCAGGAGTTAGAAGCTTTGGGTAAGGTGGTAATGCTAGATGTGGAAGATTTAAGGAAAATGTTGCCTCAAAAGGGGATGGTGACGCAACCAAAACCGATTATGTTGTGTGCCGTCTGTTATGGGGAAAAGCCTTATCATCGGATGGTATGGCAGGATAAGCATCAAAGAGGTTGTGAAGTTCATGGTTTAGAGTTGTTATCGAGGTGCATTAACTGTAAAAGGCTGTTTCCGATTCCTTCTAAGTGGGAGGAGGGGAAGTGTCTGCTTTGTGGTTTAGCTTTTGCGAAGATCGCGAAGCATCAGAAACCTATATAATTGATGATTATTGTGCTTTTTTTCTTAATTCTCTGGCTTTTTTGAGGGTTTCATTATTCATAAATTGGGGGTGTTGTATGGTTTCTTGTTCTATCCAAGTAGCGATTTCTGCTAAAAATGGATAGTCTTGAATGTCTATTTCTTCCTCACTATTAATAACGGGTTCTATCTGTTGATTGATTAAGGTTGCTAACCACCATGTCATCGGGAATGCAAAACCTGTTTTTCCTTGTTCATCGATAAGTTCTTCAGATAAGTATTGATCAAGTATTTCTTGAATATCAAAAATGTTTAAATAGGGTTTATTATCAGGGTTTTTAATAATCTTTTTGATTGTTCTAAACAGAGAACTTTCCATATTAGATGACATTTTTATCCATCTTGAGGATAATTTATAAGTGTTAGCATGAATCTTTAAATAATTAGAATCATAAGATGATGTTGTTTGAGAATAATACTGAATATTAATCGGTTGTCTAAAGTTTTCACTTAAATCGAAGTCTAAATAAATATGTTTTGCTAAACCATCAGTTCTGTAGGGTAATAAAATTTGCTCAAGTTGTCTAGGTATTTTTATACCTTTCCTAAGTAAATCGATATTTCCTTTAATTTGTTTGTCATTACACGCTCCACAAATTGGCATTAAATTAAAAGGATGACAAGATAAATGAGGATACACACTTTTCGGTAAATAGTGATCTATTTCATCTCGAATTATTTCAAAATCACAGGTTGGACAAACTTCAAGTGTTTTATTAATTTGCTCAAAACTTTCTCTAATTGAGCCTTTTGTAATATTATTTATTTGAGACTCACTAAAAAAGTTTTTAGGTAAACTGTCAAGGTATTCTTCATAAAAATTAATAAGAAATGTAACACCTGCTTGTTTCCATTCAGTAGGATTTTGATCTTTGATATAAGGATTCAATAAACCACAAGGATGATATAAAAGTTTAACCACGTCTTGATGTAAATTTCGACTCCATGCTAATTTTTCAGATTGATTTCCACTCGCAAAAGTTTCTAATAATTTTCGCTTAGTTGAACCTCGAAAAATCCATTCAGCAATCTCTTTATGTCTTCCTCGAAAGCGTTGACTTTTTTCAAAATAAACTGCACAGTCTTCTTTGTTTAATTGCGAAGGAGAACGATAAGACGCATAGCGAAGTAATGTCATTTGTAGATAAACAACATCCGTTAAACGTTCAAGGGTGATTTCTGGTAATTCAATCCGATACAGCATTCTTTATTTTAAAGTTTGTAATTCTTGACGGATAACAAATCTCCAATATCCAGACGCAACGACATCTTTTAAGTTTTCTAATGTTTCTTTTCGTTCTTGAGGTGAACGATTAAATTTATTTTCTAATTCATTTTCCAAGCGATTAATACTCAATTCTCCTGACGGATAGGGAGAACCAAAGACATGAACCATTATATCACTGGGGTCTGCGGCGAAGGTATTCATAGAAGGTTTAAGAGATTTATTGGTATAATTTCCATTGCGATCTAAAACCATAATATTCTCTTTGGGAACATCAGTTAAGGTAATACTAGAATGGGTACTGATTAAGATATGACTTTGACGATTTTTTAGATTTATATCTATTAGGTTAACAATTTGACGTTTCCAGAAGTCATTAAAGTGTACTTCGGGTTCATCTAATAAAATTAATGCTTCATCGGTTTCTAGTAAGGTTAACAAACACATTCGACCTAAAAAGCTTTTTTCTCCATCACTTAACCAGTCTAGCAGGTGTAAAAGAGGTTGATCTAATTCGGTTTCGGGATGATCAGAAATTGAACGTTCTAGGAATAAGTTAACTGATTGTAAGACACTTTGATTATTTTTATCAGGTTTTGCGAGTTGGGAAAGGGTTTTAAAGAGTTCAAATCCACTGTAATAGACATCTCCAAGAATCTATAATCCAGTCATCGCAATAGAAGCAGGCAGATTAGACTCGAAGCAAAAATTCACCTTAATAACGAATTAATCAGGGTTTAAAGACACAAAATCTAATTTTGAGATAAAACTATGGCTCATCTTAACGTCAATTACCTCACCTGATTTCTCGGATTCTATTATTCGTAAAATTAGGGAACCAATTCTCAAACGAACTAATCCACAAACGGTTAATAGAACTGATTTATATCGACTTTTCTGTAATCTAAATCTTTCTTGAACAACTTTAAATACTTTGACAACTCTAATTAAATGCTCAACAAAAATCCGATTAGATGATAAAGCTTTATTTTCTTTCTTTTGACTTTCTGTTAATTCTCCCTTCTTAGGTTTTTTATAGGGAGTTTTGATTTGAGTTTCTCCAATATAAGCTTTATCTCCACTAAAAGTTTGTTGAACATCGAATTTACTTAAAGTTTGACGACATATTTTTATGTCACTCATTGGACCAGGTTTTCCCATTACTACATCAATGATATCTTGAGCTTTTGGTAACACAATAAATTGATTTTTTAAAGTATGTCTTTGCTGCTTACCTGAATAATATTTTTTTTGTTCTTGACAGTCTGAGGGTCTTTCAATTGGCTGTTCTGAACTGTCTACAATCAATTCATAATCAGTTAATTGTTCTTGAATTATCTCTTCTTCTTCTTGGAACTTTTTTACTTGTTCTAACAAACTTGACGGTAACTCTCCTTCAAAAAGTTTTTGCCAATAGCTAAAGATATTATGAGCCGTTGATTCACTAACTTGAAAGAGCAGCCCTAAGATTTGAAAACTTATATTATGTCTTAGATAAACTAACATTAGAACAATTTGTTCTTCTTCTGATAATTTAGAATAAGTTCCGCTTCCTGGTTGATTAATTCTAATTTTTGTTTTCTCAATTTTTTCTTTATTTTCCTGATGGAGAAGCTTCCCAAGGGCAATCAATTGTTCTAATTGTTGATAGTCAATTCCTAATAATCTTTTTGTTTGTTTAGGATATTTGTGAATATGTCCCCAAGTGTAACTTTCCATTTTCTTTTTTTTGACTTAACTCTCCCTATTATTATACAATGTTTTCCTATTTGATTAAATTATGGAGATGTCTAATAGATTTCTATCAGACGTTTAGGGAGGTTAAGGTCAGATAAATCAAAGATAAGTTGATAATCTGTCCCTATTCTTAAACATTTTGAGGTTAATTTAGCAAGTTCTTCTACTTTTTCCCAGTCTTGGGGTTTGCTATTAAGTTTACGGAATTTAAGAGAAAATCCGCTTAATTTACTAATTTTAGATGCTTCTAAGATTTTAGATAAGCGTCGATTGGGTTTTGCTAAGTCGGTTAACAGTCCACAAAGGGTAATTAAGGAAATATCATTTGATGGTATAAAAAGACATTTACTTTCACTTGTAGAGGTGTCGTCTTCTTCTATAGTAATTTGGGGTTTTCCGGGGAGTTCTTGAATTGCTAACTCAATTTGAGATAATGAGGGTAAAGGAGAGGTAATATAATCAAGATAATTGTCTTCTACTATTGACCAATTGGTTTCACTTCCTGTGGTATAAGCAATCACTAAATCAGGAAGAATATCAGCACTTAATTCGCTTGGTTTATACTTTCCATTATTATCAATTTCCCCAACATCGGGAGTTTGTTTATATTCAATGGTTTCTTTATCTAAGTCTTGATAACGGTTAGAAATTTTAATAGTTTTTGCTTGTCCATTTTTCTCTATTTCATATTCTAATTCAAAAGGAAAAGGAATCGCTGATTGACGTTCTAATAAGCGGAATAATTCAAATAATATTCGTAAAACGGTTGATTTTCCTGTTCCATTAACTCCGACTAAGAAATCCAGATTATACGCAGGAGAATCGGTAAACGCTTTACTCTCCTTGAGTGAGGGTCCAAAAAAGATTTCTAAATCCTGCAATACTCGATATTCTATGAAAAAGCGTTTTAATTTCATGGGAAGTTTTAAGGATTTTAATCTGAATTTGTCCACAAATCCCGTTGGGTGACACGGCGATAATATAATTTATTATGGAGGGTAACGGGTATAATCACCCCCATCGCTTCCAATAACTCAAGGGTTCGTTGAGTAATATCGGATATCTCATCATTATCTTCGCTTTCGATGTCTTGTGGGGTAAAATGTAATGCTATTTCATAATTGTCTCCGTTGTCATCTGTATATGATTCGGTTTGTCTTTGAATTTTATCCCAGATTGTTTGTTGTTGGGGGTTAAATTTTCCAATGGGGGTAAAGGTATCCACAATGGGAGAAGGAAGTTTTTCTGTAGAAATAGAGGGTAATTCTATGCGACTGAAAAGGGTTTCTAGGTTTTGGGTAAGTTGTCTTTGGTTGCTGTAAATTCGGGTAAGAAGTTCAACAGGGGAGTTATTTAATCGGGTTTCTAAGGGTTTATCAATATATTCTTCTGGTCTAAGGTCATAATTTCTGTTTATTACTTGATTACTAGGAATTAATATACCTAAAATGCGAAGATTCTCCTTGGTAATAATTGTATCAGAATTAAATGCGATCGCTATTCCTTTTACGGGTTGAGAATATAAACGGGTTTCGGGAATGGGATTATTTTTTGTTGGTTTAAATAAGTCATTAAGATATTGTGAGGGATTTTCAATAATATTCACTTCACTTCCATCTAAGGGAATTTTGATAGATAATTTTGGGTTATCAATGGGAAGGGTATCAATTAACAAAAATGGAGACGTAGAGGGTGAAGGTGAGGGATAAAAGGTAACAAAATTAATCTCTGTTTCTCTTCCTTCAAATACAAATCCTAATAATTCATTTTCGTCATTTTTAATAACTTTTATTCCTATTTCGGGATGAGAGTCAGGGAAAAAATAATCAAACTCATCTCCTTGTCTTTTAAATACTTTTTCAACAAAAGGAAAATCACTTTTAGATAAATCAGGTTTCTGGGTTAAGTCTCGACTTCTTCCTGATGAATATCCATCTTCTTCTAATTGGAAAAACCATGTTTCCCTCACCCCTAACCCCTCTCCCAAATTAGGAGAAGGGAAACGATGAATTAATAATAAATGACTTTGTAAAGAACTATAGGGTTGTAATGCGTCTTTGGGAAGGGTAATGACTGCTTTTAAGTGATAGTCATCTATTAAGGTTTGTCTTAATTCTCTTTCCGCTTTACTGTTACTAAAAAGTAATCCAGAGGGAACAAGTATTCCAGCGATTCCATCTTCTGCGAGTTTTTGAATAGCAAGGGTTGTTAATGCGGTTTCGCTACGACTTCCGACGTTTTTACCAAGGTTTTCGGTAGCAAGTTTACTATCTATTTTTTCGCCAAAGGGAGGATTCATTAAGATTCTGTCACAGACTCTATCTTTCCAATCATCAGAGTTAGCAACATTTATAGCATTTCCGCTTCCTAGTTGGGGGGGAAATTTTTTTAACGCAATATTTGTATAAGCAAGTCGTATCCATTCGGGTGAAATATCAATTCCCCATGTTTTAGAATAGTTATCAATGGTTAATTCTCTTTCCACTAAAAACCCACCACTTCCACAAGCAAAGTCAGCTAAACTATGATGGGGTTCAATTTGTGCAAGATTGAAGATAAATTGAGTAATGTGTCTAGGAGTGGGATAACGTCCTCCTGATTGTCGGGTGGATAAACGAAAGAGGATATAATGATTGAATAGGTTAGGAATATTTTCTACTTCATTGATTGCGTTTTTAAGGTTTTCTTGGATTAACTCAAGGTTTAGATTACGGATATCTTTAGGATGACGAGGTAAAGTTGATATTGGTACAAGATTTGTTACTGTATCAATTATTGATTGTAATTCTGCTGATGAATACAGTTGATAGAGTGGTAAATCTGTTAAAAATCCCATTACTTGATAATATGTTGGCCACATACCATCAAAATGAATACCAATATTACTCTGAGATATATCTAAGACTTTCTCTAATAACAATCTTGCTAAATATTCAATCACCACTAAATCATCGGTGATTCCGAATTGACGAAATTCTGACCAAATTTTATTAAGATTCTCTGCAATTGTCATTTTTACAATTCCCCCCTAAATGCTTTTTCTAAAATTGCTTGTTCTAAATACTTAAAGTTTTGTTCATCTTCTTCTATTATTCTATTGATTTTATTCACTTCTTGTTGAATAGCATCTAAGTGATAAGCAAAATAACTTTGTTCTTCTAAAGAAATGATAGGAAAAGGAATATTACAAACAGTCTCTTGTTTGATTTTCTTCATAGTTGGACTTGCACCTGAAGCATTCGTTTGTATATAATGACGAACTTCTTTTGATTGTAACCAATACATTAAGAATTTACTATCTGCTTTGTTGGGATTCACTCTAAAACGCATTATTAAATCTGGATAAATACAAGGATAAGGAATACCAGAATAAATTGACGCATGACCCACTAAATCAAGAGTATTACTTCTAGAGATTAAAATGTCTCCTGCTTCTAACCAGTAATGTGCATTTTCATCAGTCGGTAAGCTAGTTCGTTTTATCTCATCTGGGTTATACTGAAATCGTAAAACTGCACCTAATTTTAAGACAGGAACACCATTAGGATCATTATCGCATTTTGGCGACCATCCATTTCTCGGTTTTTCTTGAATAACATCAAGTAGCGTTTGTCTTTTGGAATCTAATCTTTCAACCACTTCATCTAAAGCATTAGGTAACAACAAATCATTATCCAAACGCATTTGTTCAAGTAATAAACGATTCCGTTTAATTTCCCCGAATAAAGATTCAATTCTCGCTACAATTCGCTGTTGTATATCTAAGGAGAGTTTAGGATTATTGGGATAGGGAATAGGGATAGAAAAAGTATATAAATCATCTCTACTTAATCCGGGAATTGTTGCTGCGCGATTCAGACGATCTAATTTTAAAGTATTGAGAAAATAATATAAATATTTGGAATATAAATTAGAAGAAAATTGATCTACATAGTAAGTTGTATCTATACACCAACAAGGATTATCCGAATAAAAAGTTGAACCAATTGAACCTTTTCGTCCAACAACAATTACAGGTGATTCAGTTAAATAGCTATTGTGTAATCCTATTTTACCACCAGATCCAAAGACTAAATATTTTCCATCTGGATCTCTTTCTCTATTCGGTAGAGATTTTCCATATTTAAACTTGATCAAGTTACCAAGTTTAATAAACTTCTGCGATTCATCGCTCATCCCACTTAACCCCCTCATCTAGCTTCTGCTTTAAGGATAATAAATTTTTGTGTAATATTTCATTATTTTTAATAATTCTATCCAATAACACCGACGGTTCAAGTAACTTTTCCCGTTCTCCCATTGTCGGATTTTTCGCCGATAAATCAAACCCCCGTTTAACCAAATCTTCCGTCTTCTCAAACCAACTAAATGCCGTTACCTCTGGTTTCTTCCCCTTCTCCTGTTTATAAGCTTTCATCTGTTGCCAAATTGCCCGAACATCCTTAAAATGAATATCATCAATCGGATTCCCCTTACTAAACTTTTTCAAGTCTTCTGGTAAGACAATTTCTTGATATAAAACCTCATCTTGTTGCTGTCCTCTTTCAAAAAACAATAACGCCGCTTTCACATCCGAATAGGGTGCAAAAGTCCCCGGTGGAAGACTGACAACCATCACCAAATTAAAATCAGTTAATAACCACTCCTTTACTGTCCCAAATGCACCACTTCTAAACAAAGTTCCCTCTGGTACAACCATCCCACATCTAGCATTTTTATTCCCTTTTAACTTCTTAATAATATGCTCTAAAAATAATAACTCTGTTGCATTCGCTGAGACAGGAAAATTCTTTTGAATTTGTTGATTTTCTTTACCACCAAACGGCGGATTTGTCAAAATAATATCATACTTTTGCGTTACTTCTCTAATATTTTCCTCTAAAGTATTCTTCCGTTGAATATCTGGAACTAAAACCCCATGCAATATCATATTCATCGTTCCTAATAACGCCGGAAGTGGTTTCTTCTCCTGTCCAAAAAACGTATGACGCTGTAAAACTTCTCGATCTTTTGTGGTTTGTTCCTGTTGCTTTAGATACTCATACGCCGCCACCAAAAAGCCACAAGTTCCACAAGCAGGATCATACACCGTTTCCCCAAGTTTGGGATCAATCACTTCTACCATAAAACGAATTACAGGACGAGGAGTATAAAATTCTCCCGCCATTTTATTCTCACTTCCTAATCTTTGTAACAAATTTTCGTAGGTATGGGAAACGGTATAAATATCGTCCGAACTAGAGAAATCAATTTGATCGACAATCTCCAAAACATCCTTAAGATTATAAACCGAATCGCATAAAATGACCGTTCTTCCGCTAAAAATTCCTGCTATCACTTCCCTCTCTGGTGAACCTTATAAAGACGCTAAATAAGGAATCAATTTTTCCTTAACAAATTTCATCAAGGTTTCTGCATTCCATTCAGCAGTCTCCCGTTTATTGCTATTTTTTTTCTTTTTTCCTAACCCTTTTGTTACCCAATTTTACCAACGATATTCCCCCTCAATAATATATAAATATTTTTCATTTCTAAACTCAGCTTCTAAGGCAAATGTTTCCTCTTGTTCATCTAAAAACTTGAGAAATAATAACCATGCCAAATGTTCAATATATTCCATAATACCACCGCAATTATTATCACGGCGCAAAATATCGCAAGCTCGCCAAAGGTCATTTGTTAACTGTTCTTTACTCATAGAGGTTATTATAAGATATATTATCCCCCCTGTCATTAAACATCTAAGATAAATTTAAAAATTCTTCAACCGTTAAAACGATATCTTGTTATCTCGCTTAAATTTCATCTGGTAAAAAATCGGGATTTAAACTATCTTCTAAACACCTTACTGACGATACAATTTTTGCTGAATTTCCCGAAAAATCTGACGTAAATTTTCCATTGTCCCTAATCGTAAAATCACCCCTTTAATTTGTCCCATTTCTTGAAACGGAGAGAGACGAAAAACCTCTGGATTAACAATTTCCTCTATCCCTGCTAACCGATACTTATCCAATAATCCTAAAATAACTTCCCTCGCCTCCTCCGTCTGAGCCTCAAGATACCATTGTTCATAATTCAAAAACGCTTCGACTCGTTCATCTCTGGTGTGTATTGGTTTATTAAAAGCAATATGCGCCAATAAATCAAACTGATCCGCTTTCGGTTGCGCCAAAACTTCCCCTAACACCTCAATATAAACACTCGCTGTAGTTAACTCCCTTAACAATAGTTTTCGTTGCTCAGAGTCT is part of the Rippkaea orientalis PCC 8801 genome and harbors:
- a CDS encoding TniQ family protein; the encoded protein is MDKEYWLTKVEPYEGESISHFLGRFRRTKGNRFSAASGLGQVAGLGAILARWEKLYFNPFPNEQELEALGKVVMLDVEDLRKMLPQKGMVTQPKPIMLCAVCYGEKPYHRMVWQDKHQRGCEVHGLELLSRCINCKRLFPIPSKWEEGKCLLCGLAFAKIAKHQKPI
- a CDS encoding AAA family ATPase translates to MLGDVYYSGFELFKTLSQLAKPDKNNQSVLQSVNLFLERSISDHPETELDQPLLHLLDWLSDGEKSFLGRMCLLTLLETDEALILLDEPEVHFNDFWKRQIVNLIDINLKNRQSHILISTHSSITLTDVPKENIMVLDRNGNYTNKSLKPSMNTFAADPSDIMVHVFGSPYPSGELSINRLENELENKFNRSPQERKETLENLKDVVASGYWRFVIRQELQTLK
- a CDS encoding transposase family protein; this encodes MESYTWGHIHKYPKQTKRLLGIDYQQLEQLIALGKLLHQENKEKIEKTKIRINQPGSGTYSKLSEEEQIVLMLVYLRHNISFQILGLLFQVSESTAHNIFSYWQKLFEGELPSSLLEQVKKFQEEEEIIQEQLTDYELIVDSSEQPIERPSDCQEQKKYYSGKQQRHTLKNQFIVLPKAQDIIDVVMGKPGPMSDIKICRQTLSKFDVQQTFSGDKAYIGETQIKTPYKKPKKGELTESQKKENKALSSNRIFVEHLIRVVKVFKVVQERFRLQKSRYKSVLLTVCGLVRLRIGSLILRIIESEKSGEVIDVKMSHSFISKLDFVSLNPD
- a CDS encoding HsdM family class I SAM-dependent methyltransferase; this translates as MTIAENLNKIWSEFRQFGITDDLVVIEYLARLLLEKVLDISQSNIGIHFDGMWPTYYQVMGFLTDLPLYQLYSSAELQSIIDTVTNLVPISTLPRHPKDIRNLNLELIQENLKNAINEVENIPNLFNHYILFRLSTRQSGGRYPTPRHITQFIFNLAQIEPHHSLADFACGSGGFLVERELTIDNYSKTWGIDISPEWIRLAYTNIALKKFPPQLGSGNAINVANSDDWKDRVCDRILMNPPFGEKIDSKLATENLGKNVGSRSETALTTLAIQKLAEDGIAGILVPSGLLFSNSKAERELRQTLIDDYHLKAVITLPKDALQPYSSLQSHLLLIHRFPSPNLGEGLGVRETWFFQLEEDGYSSGRSRDLTQKPDLSKSDFPFVEKVFKRQGDEFDYFFPDSHPEIGIKVIKNDENELLGFVFEGRETEINFVTFYPSPSPSTSPFLLIDTLPIDNPKLSIKIPLDGSEVNIIENPSQYLNDLFKPTKNNPIPETRLYSQPVKGIAIAFNSDTIITKENLRILGILIPSNQVINRNYDLRPEEYIDKPLETRLNNSPVELLTRIYSNQRQLTQNLETLFSRIELPSISTEKLPSPIVDTFTPIGKFNPQQQTIWDKIQRQTESYTDDNGDNYEIALHFTPQDIESEDNDEISDITQRTLELLEAMGVIIPVTLHNKLYYRRVTQRDLWTNSD
- a CDS encoding restriction endonuclease subunit S — protein: MSDESQKFIKLGNLIKFKYGKSLPNRERDPDGKYLVFGSGGKIGLHNSYLTESPVIVVGRKGSIGSTFYSDNPCWCIDTTYYVDQFSSNLYSKYLYYFLNTLKLDRLNRAATIPGLSRDDLYTFSIPIPYPNNPKLSLDIQQRIVARIESLFGEIKRNRLLLEQMRLDNDLLLPNALDEVVERLDSKRQTLLDVIQEKPRNGWSPKCDNDPNGVPVLKLGAVLRFQYNPDEIKRTSLPTDENAHYWLEAGDILISRSNTLDLVGHASIYSGIPYPCIYPDLIMRFRVNPNKADSKFLMYWLQSKEVRHYIQTNASGASPTMKKIKQETVCNIPFPIISLEEQSYFAYHLDAIQQEVNKINRIIEEDEQNFKYLEQAILEKAFRGEL
- a CDS encoding HsdM family class I SAM-dependent methyltransferase; this encodes MIAGIFSGRTVILCDSVYNLKDVLEIVDQIDFSSSDDIYTVSHTYENLLQRLGSENKMAGEFYTPRPVIRFMVEVIDPKLGETVYDPACGTCGFLVAAYEYLKQQEQTTKDREVLQRHTFFGQEKKPLPALLGTMNMILHGVLVPDIQRKNTLEENIREVTQKYDIILTNPPFGGKENQQIQKNFPVSANATELLFLEHIIKKLKGNKNARCGMVVPEGTLFRSGAFGTVKEWLLTDFNLVMVVSLPPGTFAPYSDVKAALLFFERGQQQDEVLYQEIVLPEDLKKFSKGNPIDDIHFKDVRAIWQQMKAYKQEKGKKPEVTAFSWFEKTEDLVKRGFDLSAKNPTMGEREKLLEPSVLLDRIIKNNEILHKNLLSLKQKLDEGVKWDER
- a CDS encoding type I restriction-modification system subunit M N-terminal domain-containing protein; translated protein: MSKEQLTNDLWRACDILRRDNNCGGIMEYIEHLAWLLFLKFLDEQEETFALEAEFRNEKYLYIIEGEYRW